aattgggcgggttgaattttgacccaaaccgcccaatgaacccgcccaaaccgattTAACCCgattaagagttttttttttttttttatatatattatatattatataatatataataatatataatatatattaaaaaaaacccaATCCCTAAATTGAATTTAGATTTGGAATATTATGTATttaatgttattaatttttattttagttgaatctgaaaaaaaaaaaaaaaatcataattcggtttgggcgggttaacccgcccaaccCGTCGGTCGGgtccagaatttttttttttaaattgggcagTTTGCATGCAGAATTTTATAACCCGATCTTTATGTTGGGTtggaaaatatatagtataaaccgactaaaccgaccgatgtacagccctattatgtacatataatcatgaaataaatcatgtgaaccatgcaacattaaatgttatttctgatctatattaataagtaaatctgattatattgaaatgaattttatttagggcataaaacccaaaaaactcccacttgcactaatataaaacaaaaaatacgtttcaaataatctcaaaacctcgatatacaaatcaagtgtagtagtagtaaactcctcgtaataggatctaaaaggttgaattaaacacaaccttttctccaccattactcttccttaatcacaaaatcattgataatgtgaaattcctctctatatgtctactctcttgggatactagattctatatctttggcaactacttttggttaatcaggaaattaacactagtagtttaggcaatttggaatggtgccaaaaatgtatagaactttccttagactgaataagtacctttcctgtaactttaacattcagtcccttcctggtagagttagagacttcagataggtttttccacttctccaaaatcactattccacccccagagtaaccgccatcttatcagaaagattttctagcacaaaggcaaatttcgaaatctgacgtggtgtagtctaagagttttaaacacactcttatagactaacatatagttcctcttcttaatcttaagatttacttgattgtcttccaatgttcttgtaacgttcccgcttcaagcctccattgggcccttacacccacgaactaatggctcttatacacgagttcgtcactctggctgctttctggattgatgactgaccctacagaccaacacgagtgttttcagcgtgctttgtcctcactcacacgcatcttgggaaaacttcccaggaggtcacccatccttgaaattgctccaagccaagcacgcttaactgtggagttctttcgagatgggctaccgaaaaacaagatgcaccttgttgatataggtagtaccaatcaatctatttaagctctcttcaactgtatagtcccatacctacacagtctcagaatcatcccacttgaccttccccaggcggtgcttacccggtatttccccttacggatcacgggactactgactgtcacaataaaaaaatttattaaccaAGAAAgcggatattacaattatcccctcctaaaaagaaatttcgtcccgaaattctactcgactttttttttttagaaagcgAAGACTCAATGTCTTATACCTCAGCACTTGTCATCACTCTGTCCTGCTTCTTTTATAGCGAAGACCCTCGCTGGAACGTATTTATCGTCTTCCTTTGAATCTTCCTTGTTCTCAGTTTGTCCCCACAATGGACAATTACGTTTAATATGACCTTCTTTTCCGCATTTGTAACATGCATTTGCCCTACACTCTCCGAGATGATGTTTAGTACATTTAGGACATTCTGGAACATTGCGTCCATTGTTTCCATTGGATCGGTGGTCGTTATCAGTTTTGTACCTCTTGTCTTGACTTGATTGTCCGGGCTGATCTTGTCCCCTTTTCTTGTGGTCATTAGAATTGGCTGCACCTTTCTTAGATTCCCTCCTAGcagcattttccttccaaattttgttttcaCTTTGCTCAGCCGTAAGAGCCATTTCGACAACTTGAGCATAACTTAATTGACCCCTAGACACAATCTCTACATCCCGAGCAATCATTGGCTTCAGGCCTTCCACAAATCGATGTGCTCGCACTCTATCAGTAGGTACCAATTCTGGAGCAAATTTTGCCAGTCTAtcaaatttttgtgcatactctgtAACAGTAAGGCTCCCTTGGGCTAATCCAGTAAATTCATCAACATTTGCTGCTAACACTGCTGTGTTATAATATTTCTCATTAAAGACCCTTTTGAAATCATCCCAGCTCATGGTATTTACATCCTTtgtttgttccaccacctcccacCAGATACAAGCATCTTTCCTCAACATGTATGATGCACACTTCACTCGGTCATTCCCATCGACCCTTAGCATCtgtaaaatattttctatgcgACTCATCCACTATTCAGCCACCACTGGGTCTATGCCTCCCTCAAACTCGGGTGGGTGTTGTTTTCGAAACCTCTCTGCTAACATCTCATGTCTAGCCTCTGCAGCAGGATATACCACCGCAGCTGGTGGGTCTCTATTTTCTGGCTCTGGCGGCTCCGGTTGATGTCTCAGCTGAAGAAGTTCTTCATTCTGCCTACGAATAGTTTCTTCCAGTGCAGCAAAGCGCTCTTCCCATCCATGTGGTGCTTGTGGTGGTTCATTGATCCCTCCATTCTCTTGGCCTCTATCTTGGCGTTGGCCTTGGCCTCGACCCAATCTGACTGACCTTCTAGGAGGCATATTCAAACTCCTAAACCACAcaaacctaaaaaaaatatcaagaagGAACATTTTGACCATCACCTTTAGATGAGAAGAATATCACAACACTACATGAACAATTTAAAGATAACTTAATCGTAAGTAATAACcacttacagtacagtgagtcAAGCTCGTCTCGTGGCaatgaactttacatgttagggctaaccacactctttaggaccgtattgctctgataccatgttggtATATGTATGCTAGCATGGTATGAATTAATTTGATGTTGTGATGTTATTATgtttatgactatgttatctagttggggggttatgtcctacatagctcttcttactgggcgttagctcacgggtactctgtgtgcaggtaaggcaaaactatacagtaagggtggcgagctcgaggcatggattacatgttaggggattgtcacgatgttttggtttgagaatatttctttaaagattatggctcgattacttttgtaaaagttaatgtttaaaaatttataaatgaatcaagagtttttgttttaaaataatgagatctcatgctttaattattttcaataaattagtttattgttttactataaatggttttaaacggactagtaagtgtgacgtctcgggaaatcagggcgttacaatatggtatcagagccttgacccagccgaaagtgtggtcgacgaggacgtcggaccccgtaagggggggtgattgtgacagtcagtagtcgcgtgatccgtaaggggaaatactgggtaagctgtgcaatcccacaccgcctggggaaggtcaagtgggatgattctgagactgtgtaggtatgagactatacagttgaagagagcttaaatagattgattggtactacctatatcaacaaggtgcatcttgtttttccgtagcccatctcgaaagaactccacagttaagcgtgcttggcttggagcaatttcaaggatgggtgacctcatgggaagttttcccaggatgcgtgtgagtgaggacaaagcacgctaaaaacactcgtgttggtctgtagggtcaatCATCAATCTAGAAAGTAGCCAGAGTGACGAACtagtgtataagagccattagttcGTGGGTTTAAGggtccaatggaggcttgaagcggggacgttacaaaactagtaagtgtgacgtctcgggaaatcgaggcgttacaatatggtatcagagccttgacccagccggaagtgtggtcgacgaggacgttggaccccgtaagggggggtgattgtgacagtcagtagtcccgtgatccgtaaggggaaataccgtgtaagctgtgcaatcccacaccgcctggggaaggtcaagtgggatgattctgagactgtgtaggtatgggactatacagttgaagagagcttaaatagattgattggtactacctatatcaacaaggtgcatcttgtttttcggtagcccatctcgaaagaactccacagttaagcgtgcttggcttggagcaattttaaggatgggtgacctcctgggaagttttcccaggatgcgtgtgagtgaggacaaagcacgctgaacaaaccatggttaacagttctagcttttcttaagattttgattaggtcatccatgaatctagtaatgatttacattaagtatacaaccattacatcattctaaaattgcaTTACCATGGAAGAAATTAGGCAATGACtaataactaatcatcaacatgcaactcgaaatttctggggaggtaagtttggatattaattcaaaaatcaatttaatgatctttgaactgcatatctactaactatttctccacccctatcagttcgcaagatctttaaccacttaccttaatggttttaaccattgctagaaattaatgaaaattttcaaacatttcaaatttctggctaaaaggtataatctagagttatcgttttaagaatacaacgaaaaactcatatccacccctgaatgtgcatccatatgggaatgagatgaacttactttcactggatataggcatattaactctttgcagagattgatcttgtcaaatccactatgaacaagataaaatgccatagattaaaaaaaatggtagtgtcttttgatgacataggtttagttacatcaaagagttcttagaatactgcaagtagatcctggtcacagaatacctaactcatattccatacagttttaatccattaatagaagatggatattaaacacttgagaaagtgtaactgtattgtattctggaattagaaatttaagaaaatttctatttggaatctaaaattaaagtcaaagacttaaatttataccaaatataatgagtaattctatcttggaccagcactaatAATACAAACtgtaagtcagatttgcccatacaagttggagatttctaagattgaggatttatatcaattgggaatagaatttcgggattataatcatatgcgtcatttaatttcttaagagaaaatatagaatgacatgaaatgatttatagaccattcatccaatgatatgttattgagctaattcgaaatgaataagctaagaggaattaggataatttcgtttaaaataagaatccaacgatgcttcgattagcgaaagacaaagtaatcttatttatgtaatcttcttgtttcatattgtaaaaatactagtctaaggtgtcatcaattgatgaacagctagatgttgcatatacaatatttatctttcgagatcttacactattatgtatgtctaatggtgaaaatccactagggatttatctcattagataaacaagccaagttagaccaacaatgaagattcgaaattaaactacaacttaataacagaaaataacatggttcaatataaattcatacacaattcagaaattataaacacatagcaagtaggaatgacaagtgaaaatactaaaacttacaatcctaaataatttccaaggtttttcaacaaactgatacaatgtcccgtttaggcgagagtcaaagcatcatccattgaatagagttgttagctcatctaaaatgataaccattctagcaaccttttatttgatcaagattggaattcagcgttgtcccgtttaggcgagagtcaaggcaattctatcttatgagcttccaccattgtttcataatttgcaagtcaagtatggtcgccaccattagggtgatctataccatacaaaacacttacaaactagttatcatgcgaggttaaacggtgcgaaattgctaatgaacgttcctccattagggaggattactcactaaaacaaacgcggtgtaaaacccacaatggagatcgaatatcttttgattaaaagctcattatttaaaaagagttgtattttctttgattctctttatttattctatttattttaaaaaatatatttattcaattaaaatttccaatttagaatgaaaaattctaaatataaattttaatttaatatttataaattttactaagatggatatgaaaataacatgaattatttccatcttagtaataatttccaataaatatttagaaaaatattcaatttaagttgttacaaaattaatttaaattaatttacaactcaaattttattttctataaatttatatattgcatttcgaaaaattaaagtatttaagaatacaattttcgaaaaatgcatattaaaataaaaaataaatcctggaaaaattattctaatttaatgttggcccaaaattaattaataaaattaatttacaacaaaaaatataattttcttatttaattaaatatatataagtaaaattttaaatatttaagtatgatgatgaaaatcaacttatatataaattttctatttaattaaatacactagaaaaatacttcaagcaaaaatatcatctatctagattttcctttgactaattaattaaatttctaataatatattttaattcatttatttaaaaattaatcaattaatgaaaaaaaaaatcattgatttaagttggtccaaaattaaaataaataatttacaactttaatctatttttcaaataaaattcgaaattccagcatttatgaaatgtaatttcgaaatttgattaataaaataaagaaaaatatattgtgaaaattatttaaatttagttgaaaaaataaatttcaactaaaaataattttctatttaattaagtgtcatgaaaaagaaatatttaagtatgatgatgaaaatcaacttagatatttaattttcaaattaattaaatgtattaaattcaagaaataaataattaagtgtagagaaggcttaattattaatctctagtttaatactaggaaaaaatatacttaaaataaattgtaccaaaattaattatttaaataattaatttcacaatgtataatattttcctatttaatattagaaataataagtagtctagaaataactatctagaaaatatcttatttgactaagtatcttttccacaaaatttgaaaaaatatctaatttaagttgtattagaaaaaatctagaacttaaatatttttaaatttaaatttaattaaatatcaaaaattaagttgtaaccacttaatttaaaaatattccattttaagttaatattcgaaaagatattaacttaaaaaatatctaaaatattccattttaagttaatattcgaaaagatattaacttaaaaaatatctaaagaatcttaataaccaatgcctaaaattcctcaacttaattttgaaatttaaaattcaaaagatattcagatttaagttggttagttgtagataactaaatatcaacttaaataagaatatttaatgaaaaatttaaattaagctccagaaggaatctagatggttataattctatatttaattaaatacaagaaaatacatatagtttagcttagaataaagaattctttaaactataattttcttaaattaatttcaaaataaatgaaattaattatgttgctaatgtccttcaaaaaaaaattatgttgctaatcaattttattaggttaaactagtttaattaacctagtacagttgttcaaatcaggcaaatgggccttcacaattggggtggttcatgtgagggggtgctgggtttagtatgtcgtacccacttctatggctcccaactctcacacaaggcccaaaagagaggaatttaaccttaaaatgaacaactgttattaattgaataagcccaaaaactaaatgggcctaaataaaatctatcaagaactatgacattttatttagcaacattaacctatatgcatctataatgaaattaaacacataggctcacacatgcacactttggatgggtcctatcatgttgctaggtcatacacagatgaaagaagattgtaaatatacctgtaacaaattatttacttgaccaaaggagccatcagatcattagatctggcaaaaagtaaccatggctatttgcaatcaagtaataataggttttgaaaacttacacacaagctaaaacacatactcctgcaacaaggttagctggatagttggatgtaggatttatttaattttaaattaaataattaatttcgaaattaaataattaattaaaaaatattttcgaaaatttaaaaaaatatttgaaaaattcgaaattttaaaaaaaaaattaaatttaaaattaaacctacaattttgaaaaaattaggtttcaaccaacctaaatatcatttcaaaaatttgctaactacttttaaaatttaaatgttattttataaataaaaattaaataaaaaattaaaaaggataaatgaatatctttttcagattttaaatgtaatttaaataaataaaataacatgattatagttatcatattttaaatttaaataaggtcaaattattaaaaaaaaaattaatttaaaaatttaaaatctgaccttaaatttaaaaataagataagatataatcaaatttaaaaataagatagattattaagcaaaaaagatagatactaactatttttaaattcaaattacactaatatcttgaattaaatttaaaaaatattaaattaattcataatgataattagaattgaattaggaatagtaatagtataaatatagaactacacaaaaaatcggaagttaattccatgaaaaagcatgaaaaaccgaagaaaaacgaaaaaactgggagctgtacggacagttttcgcgatcgcaggaaaatttcagcacaactccgatttttttcgaatcttcaaaaaatcataactaattcaaattaaatcgaaattgagttctgtaaaaaagtaacttgcttaattttttccatactattcaataaaaataatttcagaaacagatattcaattatttgtaacgaaaattcacaaacaccaatcaatcatcaaataacactcaatacaacatgataccatccaaaaacaaacaaacaatcgttttaaagtccaaatttcttgcaagtaaatcaattaccatggctctgagggcagttgttggaaattattttaccaggatcttagatctactcacaagtatgtttattaacatcctaaatatgaactttctaaaacgataaattaaacacatataaagtttagtaaaccttacattgtgtgcagcggaatataatgactccttccgttcagatatctagcccttgattcctttctgtagcagagcattatcaatatctgaacctggatctctttctctgaatctttgatgctgaaactccttgcggaaagtctttcttcacgatcttcctcactatgattgaggtatcacttgctgtgtgtgggcactactcatacactaagtatttcgaaatctcaatgaggaagagagagagagtgggttcggccaaagatagggagagagaaggctgtgttttttctgaatgaaaaatagaaaatttaagtgtaattttcctgaagccttcactatctatttatagcattccactagggttaggtttgaattatttgacattaaaataatgaaaatatcagtttaaattccttacaaaagtggctggccatgcttagtagatttgggcctcactttttgcaattttgcagttttaacttttctgcatctgattatctcaaaaacgccaattttctaattcaaccatttaaatgccaattctaactatttaataactataaataattattaaataatattgtcatttatcatatttattaattgaaccatacaaagtatcataattaacaaatatacccctattaactctttctttacaatttcgcccttacttagtgaaaaattcacaaatagacatagtctaatttgagaattataattgattaatcaaaaccaattatatgagtcttacaagcaatattatctcaactagtgtggggaccatgggtctatataaccgagcttccaataagtagatcaagaatttattactaaaattcactaacttattaattcttcgttgaatccacacatagaacttagaattgcattctcagtatatagaatgttctatatgttccaccatatagacacatcattagttatccattgttataatcctaatgtgatcaatgatcctctatatgaatgatctacactgtaaaagggattagattaccgttacaccctacaatgtatttattccttaaaacacttaaccccgtataaatgatatttcagcttatttgaaatgagtactccaccatttatgttcgtttggtcaagctcgaaggagatcatcctttgcttactattcgccagatagaagctatagattccatgtttatgctagcgctctcactcaattgcactaccgtgttcccaaagtgtacgtatcaccctgacctaaaagtaggcttaactaacaaatcaaagaacacgaatagcctttcaagattgagcctaatcataacaggattaagaacatttgatctaggatcaactaggcgatattgacttgaatagatattacggtaagtttaataaatctaagtcaaagttcaatatcggtcccttccgatgcatactccatgcatccaacctgagctttactttaactaatgctctggaaagaacatagcacttctccaaatgcaagtaaactctgttgtagattatcatatcagtaaaaccctatgtctgataaatctaggaaactttattcacatagtcatgtttactttccaatgtgttgacggcacaataaacaggatcaagtatgtgaaaagggtttcagatgaattcatacattgtgtacatataatcatgaaataaatcatgtgaaccatgcaacattaaatgttaattctgatctatattaataagtaaatctgattatattgaaatgaattttatttagggcataaaacccaataattatcatgattaatctatgtcatttggctatgtTGATATATgcgaccattgatgggtttagttatgattgatacaacgaaaatagctttgatcctatgttgataaagttaatggacgagattgcacatgcctatggttatgatgacaaaattatgagctcaataaggttaacatatttatatgtatacatatgtgaCCCAGTGGGAGATTGATAGAAATTATTGG
This Cannabis sativa cultivar Pink pepper isolate KNU-18-1 chromosome 6, ASM2916894v1, whole genome shotgun sequence DNA region includes the following protein-coding sequences:
- the LOC115694952 gene encoding uncharacterized protein LOC115694952, whose product is MLRVDGNDRVKCASYMLRKDACIWWEVVEQTKDVNTMSWDDFKRVFNEKYYNTAVLAANVDEFTGLAQGSLTVTEYAQKFDRLAKFAPELVPTDRVRAHRFVEGLKPMIARDVEIVSRGQLSYAQVVEMALTAEQSENKIWKENAARRESKKGAANSNDHKKRGQDQPGQSSQDKRYKTDNDHRSNGNNGRNVPECPKCTKHHLGECRANACYKCGKEGHIKRNCPLWGQTENKEDSKEDDKYVPARVFAIKEAGQSDDKC